One segment of Carcharodon carcharias isolate sCarCar2 chromosome 16, sCarCar2.pri, whole genome shotgun sequence DNA contains the following:
- the myoc gene encoding myocilin, with translation MISATPLLTLAFLLGASGQLSPTFSRSSSRDGRCIYSFTVASPEAAGCSEPGEALAAVRELQRERASQQRELESLGDRLRRLEARSQRDSGAQSPPSPPAKHQEQVRRLQLEKLELRRWLESVKQENVQLRAKQCPTVPDTPQDPQQGKQGFSSSPSRQKTQPDRGASNRSLENPGYQELKSEITEIPAPRLKQRNDSGLLTTTQQISGCGMLEWVGDPVTFQKADNIAGKYGVWMKDPEPVTPHTRETIWRINAVGTDIRELYEYSDLDQFMRGYPNKVYLLLEPVESTGSVIYRGSLYYQKRRSRTLLRYEIKTGAILVRKDLPNAGFRGVYPYSWGGYTDIDFAVDELGLWVTYSTNQAQGAIVISKLDPNSLEIQQTWTTTIRRRSVANTFMICGILYTLNSYSIRNAIINFAYNTNTNSSKVLNIPFENRYQYNSMTDYNPAEKKILAWDNYNLVMYDIRLSKI, from the exons ATGATCTCTGCCACCCCTCTGCTCACTCTCGCCTTCCTCCTGGGAGCCTCTGGCCAGCTGTCGCCGACTTTCTCCCGCAGTTCGAGCCGGGACGGCCGGTGCATTTACTCCTTCACCGTGGCCAGCCCGGAGGCGGCCGGCTGCTCGGAGCCCGGAGAGGCTCTGGCCGCTGTCCGGGAGCTGCAGAGGGAGCGGGCCAGCCAGCAGAGAGAGCTGGAGTCGCTGGGCGACCGGCTGCGCCGCCTAGAAGCGAGGTCCCAGCGGGATTCGGGGGCCCAGAGCCCCCCCAGCCCGCCGGCCAAGCACCAGGAGCAGGTCAGGCGGCTGCAGCTGGAGAAGTTGGAGTTGCGGAGGTGGCTGGAGAGCGTGAAGCAGGAGAACGTTCAGCTCCGAGCCAAGCAGTGTCCCACCGTTCCAGACACTCCGCAGGACCCCCAGCAAG GGAAACAGGGTTTCTCCAGTTCACCATCTCGACAGAAAACGCAGCCTGACCGAGGAG CGTCTAATCGGAGCTTGGAAAATCCTGGATACCAAGAGCTGAAATCGGAGATCACAGAGATCCCAGCTCCCAGACTGAAACAGCGGAACGATTCTGGCCTCCTGACCACAACACAGCAGATTTCAG GTTGTGGAATGCTAGAGTGGGTAGGAGATCCAGTTACATTCCAAAAAGCAGACAACATTGCAGGCAAGTACGGAGTTTGGATGAAAGATCCTGAGCCTGTGACACCTCACACCAGGGAGACAATCTGGAGAATCAACGCAGTTGGCACTGACATTCGGGAGCTATACGAGTACAGTGACCTAGATCAGTTCATGAGAGGCTATCCCAACAAAGTTTATTTGTTACTAGAACCAGTAGAAAGCACAGGGAGTGTCATTTACAGAGGATCCTTATATTACCAGAAACGCAGGTCAAGGACCTTGTTGAGATATGAAATTAAAACAGGGGCCATTTTAGTTCGAAAGGACTTGCCCAATGCAGGCTTCCGAGGAGTCTACCCATATTCCTGGGGTGGCTATACAGACATAGATTTTGCTGTAGATGAGCTGGGGCTTTGGGTAACTTACAGCACCAATCAAGCTCAAGGAGCCATTGTGATCTCCAAATTGGATCCAAACAGCCTGGAAATACAGCAAACCTGGACGACGACTATACGCAGAAGATCAGTTGCTAATACTTTCATGATCTGTGGGATTCTCTATACGCTGAACAGTTATTCCATTCGCAACGCCATCATCAATTTTGCTTACAACACCAACACAAACAGCAGCAAGGTGCTGAACATCCCATTTGAGAACCGCTACCAATACAACAGCATGACTGATTACAACCCAGCAGAGAAGAAAATCCTGGCTTGGGACAATTATAACTTGGTCATGTATGACATTAGGCTTTCCAAAATATGA